The Deinococcus sedimenti genome window below encodes:
- a CDS encoding peptidoglycan D,D-transpeptidase FtsI family protein, producing the protein MEVKIRTRSALMRFIALAMFLTLVWAYAQLEWGAPQGVRQRAIQARGTILAADGQVLATSVNGKRVYPQGALAGQVLGMMGDTEGLEGLEAAYNGSLTAGQNLKLTLDTQVQAAAEAALARAVPDHQAEYASALVLETRTGRVLAAASYPPFDPNTWRSFSSAARRNRPFIDVFEPGSTIKALVVAAALNEGLTTPNTLYSTPMSRFVGGRWGSRIGDAVAHPATLTTQGILRYSSNVGMTHIVEHFQPQKMRDYLTQFGFGQDVPLPVMPTATGQLQPLTRWNDLVRATNAFGQGMSGTNLQLLAAFNVLANDGQYVAPRLVEGAGGLERREVLRPEVARTTRQLLLNVINEGIFPQAGIKGFDLAGKTGTAQVVVDGRYSSTVYDSVFAGFLPAEAPRVTITVMVHGAKQRHHGSQLAAPIFREISAQVISAWGTAPAAQTGP; encoded by the coding sequence GTGGAAGTGAAGATCCGGACCCGTTCCGCCCTGATGCGCTTCATCGCGCTGGCCATGTTCCTGACGCTGGTGTGGGCCTACGCCCAGCTGGAGTGGGGCGCCCCGCAGGGTGTCCGTCAGCGGGCCATCCAGGCGCGGGGGACCATCCTGGCCGCCGACGGGCAGGTGCTGGCCACCAGCGTGAACGGCAAACGCGTGTACCCCCAGGGTGCACTGGCCGGACAGGTGCTGGGCATGATGGGCGACACCGAGGGCCTGGAAGGTCTGGAGGCGGCGTACAACGGCTCGCTCACCGCAGGGCAGAACCTGAAGCTGACGCTGGACACCCAGGTGCAGGCCGCGGCGGAAGCGGCGCTGGCGAGGGCCGTGCCGGACCACCAGGCGGAGTACGCGTCGGCACTGGTCCTGGAAACGCGCACCGGGCGGGTCCTGGCCGCCGCCAGCTACCCGCCGTTCGATCCGAACACGTGGCGGTCGTTCAGCAGCGCCGCCCGCCGCAACCGGCCGTTCATTGACGTCTTCGAGCCCGGGTCGACCATCAAGGCGCTGGTGGTCGCGGCTGCGCTGAACGAGGGCCTGACCACACCGAACACCCTGTACAGCACCCCCATGAGCCGCTTCGTGGGGGGCCGCTGGGGCAGCCGGATCGGGGATGCGGTGGCGCACCCGGCCACCCTGACCACCCAGGGCATCCTGCGGTACAGCAGCAACGTCGGCATGACGCACATCGTCGAGCACTTCCAGCCTCAGAAGATGCGCGATTACCTCACGCAGTTCGGCTTCGGGCAGGACGTGCCGCTGCCGGTCATGCCCACGGCCACCGGGCAGCTGCAGCCGCTGACGCGCTGGAACGATCTGGTCCGGGCCACGAACGCCTTCGGGCAGGGCATGAGCGGCACCAACCTGCAGCTGCTCGCCGCGTTCAACGTGCTGGCCAACGACGGGCAGTACGTGGCGCCCCGGCTGGTCGAGGGCGCGGGTGGACTGGAGCGGCGCGAGGTCCTGCGCCCCGAGGTGGCCCGCACCACGCGGCAGCTGCTGCTGAACGTGATCAACGAGGGCATCTTCCCGCAGGCGGGAATCAAGGGCTTCGACCTGGCCGGGAAGACTGGGACGGCGCAGGTGGTCGTGGACGGGCGGTATTCCAGCACGGTCTACGACAGCGTGTTTGCCGGGTTCCTGCCGGCGGAAGCGCCGCGGGTGACGATCACGGTGATGGTGCATGGTGCGAAGCAGAGGCATCACGGCTCTCAGCTGGCCGCACCGATCTTCCGGGAGATCTCCGCGCAGGTGATCTCGGCCTGGGGAACAGCACCCGCTGCACAGACTGGACCATGA
- a CDS encoding 3D domain-containing protein translates to MFQTPIRRLQALIVALLGFAGAASPALPASTVATDAVRDALAQTAPAQSTAQQAATNQAAQNRAAGVAATQTSDTVAYTPIRGKSVIARSTAYNSTPGQTDATPFITATGTRTRPGVIALSRDLLRIFPYGTRVMIEDLSGRYSSMLKNRVFIVEDTMAARKTNSVDVWMPTRSEALNWGARQIRITAVR, encoded by the coding sequence ATGTTTCAAACCCCCATCCGCCGACTGCAAGCCCTGATCGTGGCCCTGCTCGGCTTCGCTGGCGCCGCCAGCCCCGCACTGCCCGCCAGTACCGTCGCCACCGACGCCGTCCGCGACGCCCTCGCCCAGACCGCCCCGGCCCAGAGCACCGCCCAGCAGGCCGCCACGAACCAGGCCGCGCAGAACCGCGCCGCTGGCGTCGCCGCCACGCAGACCAGCGACACCGTCGCCTACACCCCCATCCGCGGCAAGAGCGTCATCGCACGCAGCACCGCCTACAACAGCACCCCCGGCCAGACCGACGCCACCCCGTTCATCACCGCCACCGGCACCCGCACCCGCCCCGGCGTGATCGCCCTGTCCCGCGACCTCCTGCGCATCTTCCCCTACGGCACCCGCGTCATGATCGAAGACCTGAGCGGCCGCTACAGCAGCATGCTCAAGAACCGCGTGTTCATCGTGGAAGACACCATGGCCGCCCGCAAGACCAACTCGGTCGACGTATGGATGCCCACCCGCAGCGAAGCCCTGAACTGGGGCGCCCGGCAGATCCGCATCACCGCCGTCCGCTGA
- a CDS encoding ABC transporter permease, protein MTVAPDRTLAWTLARAHLRRRRTQNVLTILGIAVGVMALIAALSLTNGFTRALISATLRASPHLSVTSYTPSGPSPDLERAIRADGRVQAFTPFLADKGLLTRPASSGRAAGVDFTTLFGVSRDAARVLDLPPEERLTLGTLKDGEVMLGAALARSVGAFSGEEVRLLNSSQRRTTLKVRGVFQTGNYLIDSAYAFTNLKTLQQLQDTTTITGYQLRLFNPDLAPRVGDDLTRTRAYAPLPWQSLYGTLLDQLALQKKVIAFVVLLIVVVAAFGIANVLTLAVFEKTQEIAILRAIGATRTLITRVFLIEGLILGFGGLLLGNVLGLGISAYFTVRPFTLPGDLYFITTLPVEVKVTDILGVNAIGLITTLLAALIPARRAASVEPGRIIR, encoded by the coding sequence ATGACCGTTGCCCCCGACCGGACGCTCGCCTGGACCCTGGCCCGCGCGCACCTGCGCCGCCGCCGCACCCAGAACGTCCTGACCATCCTGGGCATCGCGGTGGGCGTCATGGCGCTGATCGCCGCGCTGAGCCTCACGAACGGCTTCACCCGCGCCCTGATCAGCGCCACCCTGCGCGCCAGCCCGCACCTGAGCGTCACCAGTTACACGCCCAGCGGCCCCAGCCCGGACCTGGAACGGGCCATCCGCGCCGACGGTCGCGTGCAGGCCTTCACGCCGTTCCTAGCCGACAAGGGCCTCCTGACCCGCCCTGCCAGCAGTGGCCGCGCCGCCGGGGTGGACTTCACCACGCTGTTCGGCGTGAGTCGCGACGCCGCGCGGGTACTGGACCTGCCCCCCGAGGAACGCCTGACCCTGGGCACCCTGAAGGACGGCGAGGTCATGCTGGGCGCCGCCCTGGCCCGCAGCGTCGGCGCGTTCAGCGGCGAGGAGGTCCGCCTGCTGAACAGCAGCCAGCGCCGCACCACCCTGAAGGTCCGGGGTGTGTTCCAGACCGGCAACTACCTGATCGACTCCGCGTACGCCTTCACCAACCTGAAGACGCTGCAGCAGCTGCAGGACACCACGACCATCACCGGGTACCAGCTGCGCCTCTTCAACCCGGACCTCGCCCCCCGCGTCGGCGACGACCTGACCCGCACCCGGGCGTACGCGCCGCTCCCCTGGCAGAGCCTGTACGGCACCCTGCTCGATCAGCTGGCCCTGCAGAAGAAGGTCATCGCGTTCGTGGTGCTGCTGATCGTCGTGGTCGCCGCGTTCGGCATCGCGAACGTCCTGACGCTCGCCGTGTTCGAGAAGACCCAGGAGATCGCCATCCTGCGCGCCATCGGCGCCACCCGCACGCTGATCACCCGCGTGTTCCTGATCGAGGGCCTGATCCTGGGCTTCGGCGGCCTGCTGCTGGGCAACGTCCTGGGGCTGGGCATCAGCGCGTACTTCACCGTGCGGCCCTTCACGCTGCCCGGTGACCTGTACTTCATCACCACCTTGCCGGTCGAGGTGAAGGTCACCGACATCCTCGGCGTGAACGCCATCGGCCTGATCACCACCCTGCTGGCCGCGCTGATCCCCGCCCGGCGCGCCGCGAGCGTGGAACCCGGCCGCATCATCCGCTGA
- a CDS encoding 4a-hydroxytetrahydrobiopterin dehydratase, with protein sequence MAYDPRIGYDTTRKLTDGDVLQDKPDGWWGDSGKLYRDYPFQNFMDGVNFAVRVAQHAEERGHHPDIHIHYHYVRVNYYTHDAGGVTQLDLDAARALNDLLAADPQPGGAPA encoded by the coding sequence ATGGCGTACGACCCCCGCATCGGCTACGACACCACGCGCAAACTCACCGACGGTGACGTCCTGCAGGACAAACCCGACGGCTGGTGGGGCGACTCCGGCAAGCTGTACCGCGACTATCCCTTCCAGAACTTCATGGACGGCGTGAACTTCGCCGTGCGCGTCGCGCAGCACGCCGAGGAACGCGGCCACCACCCGGACATCCACATCCACTACCACTACGTCCGCGTGAACTACTACACCCACGACGCGGGCGGCGTCACCCAGCTCGACCTGGACGCTGCCCGCGCCCTGAACGACCTGCTGGCCGCAGACCCACAGCCCGGAGGCGCCCCCGCTTGA
- a CDS encoding acyl-CoA thioesterase, translated as MKLRIPDADVLWTEVPDTRRHEQTVTVQPGDLDDLDHVNNTVYLAWCEQVAREHALRLGMGTDALTALGAVPVARQHVITYHRPAVLGDQVRVRTALTLHAGVRSVRAYALDRMNPGDPEGGVRLAECQTEWVWVDPQSGRPKRAPAPVSAAFGFDG; from the coding sequence TTGAAGCTCCGCATTCCCGACGCGGATGTCCTCTGGACCGAGGTTCCGGACACCCGCCGCCACGAGCAGACCGTCACCGTCCAGCCCGGCGATCTGGACGACCTGGATCACGTGAACAACACCGTGTACCTCGCGTGGTGCGAGCAGGTGGCCCGCGAACACGCCCTGCGCCTGGGCATGGGCACTGACGCCCTGACCGCGCTGGGCGCCGTGCCCGTTGCGCGGCAGCACGTCATCACGTACCATCGCCCCGCCGTGCTGGGTGATCAGGTGCGCGTCCGCACCGCGCTGACCCTGCACGCCGGGGTGCGCAGCGTCCGCGCCTACGCCCTGGACCGCATGAACCCCGGTGACCCCGAGGGCGGCGTGCGCCTCGCCGAGTGCCAGACCGAATGGGTGTGGGTGGACCCGCAGTCCGGGCGGCCCAAGCGCGCCCCGGCGCCGGTCAGCGCCGCGTTCGGTTTCGACGGCTGA
- a CDS encoding cyclase family protein, with amino-acid sequence MLTFPHDISRLLTPGHPNWPGDAPFRVNPGARIAAGDSVNTGELCTSTHTGTHVDAPWHYDDAGVKLQDVPLDVYVGRCRVLGVTAHDGAIQAEVLDGLPDTLAPRLLLRTGQPAHWAAFPEDFPALSPAFVREAARRGVRLIGTDCPSVDALTSKDLPGHAACRDTGVLILESLNLEDIPDGEYDLVCLPLPLAEVDGAPARAILLRAGTL; translated from the coding sequence ATGCTGACCTTTCCGCATGATATCTCCCGCCTGCTCACGCCCGGTCATCCGAACTGGCCGGGCGACGCGCCGTTCCGGGTGAATCCCGGGGCGCGGATCGCGGCGGGCGACAGCGTGAACACCGGCGAGCTGTGCACGAGCACGCACACGGGCACGCACGTGGACGCGCCGTGGCATTACGACGACGCGGGCGTGAAGTTGCAGGATGTGCCGCTGGACGTGTACGTGGGCCGCTGCCGGGTGCTGGGCGTGACCGCCCACGACGGGGCCATACAGGCAGAGGTGCTGGACGGCCTGCCGGACACCCTCGCGCCCCGGCTGCTGCTGCGGACCGGACAGCCCGCGCACTGGGCGGCCTTCCCGGAAGACTTCCCGGCCCTCTCCCCGGCCTTCGTGCGGGAGGCGGCGCGGCGCGGCGTGCGGCTGATCGGCACGGACTGCCCCAGCGTGGACGCCCTGACCAGCAAGGACCTGCCGGGGCACGCGGCGTGCCGGGACACGGGGGTGCTCATCCTGGAGAGCCTGAACCTGGAGGATATCCCGGACGGCGAGTACGACCTCGTGTGCCTGCCTCTGCCGCTGGCGGAAGTGGACGGCGCCCCGGCCCGCGCGATCCTGCTGCGGGCCGGGACGCTGTAA